A stretch of the Pogona vitticeps strain Pit_001003342236 chromosome 8, PviZW2.1, whole genome shotgun sequence genome encodes the following:
- the DDX25 gene encoding ATP-dependent RNA helicase DDX25, producing MLPTQGPLGRGRIPSRGAACLPPQLHSIPSISLQENAIRSPSGRNYEKNNKVTVEARDETEDEDKVPLAEISLLNKLIRKSLVESYHHVEVLQRDPNSPLFSVRTFEELHLKKELLEGIYAMGFNRPSKIQETALPMMLADPPQNLIAQSQSGTGKTAAFVLAMLSRVNPNKKFPQCLCLSPTFELALQTGRIVERMGKFCVNVRVMYAVRGNRLPRGTVIEEQIVIGTPGTMLDWCFKLKILDVKKIKVFVLDEADVMIDTQSFSDQSVRIQRNLSPDCQMLLFSATFEDPVLRFAQLIVPDPNIIKLRREELTLNNIRQYYFECENKEDKYKALCNIYGSITVGQGIIFCQTRRNAKWLCCSLSKDGHQVALLSGELTVEQRADVIQRFRDGKHKVLVTTNVCARGIDVQQVTIVVNFSLPTTLTGEAAFETYLHRIGRTGRFGKKGLAFNMVERHNLPLLLSIQEHFSTFIMRLDPEDMDALEKIED from the exons GGAGAAACTATGAGAAGAACAATAAAGTAACGGTGGAAGCCAGGGACGAGACTGAGGATGAAGACAAAG TGCCATTAGCAGAAATATCTCTCTTAAATAAGTTGATCAGAAAATCTCTGGTGGAGTCCTATCATCATGTGGAAGTTCTGCAGCGTGATCCCAACTCACCTTTGTTTTCCGTGAGAACTTTTGAGGAGTTGCATTT AAAGAAGGAGCTCCTGGAGGGTATTTATGCCATGGGTTTCAACAGACCATCCAAGATCCAAGAAACAGCTCTGCCAATGATGCTGGCTGACCC ACCACAAAATCTCATTGCCCAGAGTCAGTCAGGGACAGGCAAAACTGCTGCTTTTGTTCTGGCTATGCTGAGCAGAGTAAATCCAAACAAAAAATTTCCCCAG TGCCTGTGTCTGTCTCCCACCTTTGAACTGGCTTTGCAAACTGGACGCATAGTTGAGAGGATGGGGAAATTTTGTGTCAACGTACGAGTTATGTATGCTGTTCGAGGCAACAGAC TTCCAAGAGGGACTGTAATAGAAGAACAAATAGTAATTGGAACTCCAGGAACCATGCTTGATTGGTGTTTCAAGCTAAAAATTCTCGATGTAAAAAAGATCAAAGTGTTTGTGTTAGACGAAGCAGATGTGATGATTGACACCCAAAGTTTCTCAGACCAGAGTGTCCGCATTCAGAG aaaTTTATCTCCAGATTGCCAGATGCTTCTCTTCTCAGCAACCTTTGAGGATCCTGTGCTACGGTTTGCACAACTTATCGTCCCGGATCCCAACATTATTAAGCTTCGCCGAGAGGAGTTGACTCTCAACAATATCAGGCAATATTACTTTGAGTGTGAGAACAAAGAGGATAAATACAAAGCCTTATGCAATATTTATGGAAGCATCACAGTGGGCCAGGGTATCATCTTCTGCCAG ACCCGTAGAAATGCAAAATGGCTGTGTTGTTCGCTGTCGAAAGATGGCCATCAAGTAGCTCTACTAAGTGGGGAGCTTACAGTTGAACAACGGGCAGATGTGATCCAGAGGTTTCGTGACGGCAAACACAAAGTTCTCGTTACGACCAACGTCTGTGCTCGAG GTATTGATGTGCAACAGGTCACAATTGTGGTCAACTTTAGCTTGCCTACAACACTGACTGGGGAGGCTGCTTTTGAGACATACCTGCACCGTATTGGTCGGACAGGCCGTTTTGGGAAGAAAGGCCTCGCGTTCAACATGGTTGAAAGACATAATTTGCCACTGCTGCTCTCAATTCAAGAGCACTTCA GTACGTTCATCATGcgacttgatcctgaagatatggATGCTCTGGAAAAAATAGAAGACTGA